The Streptomyces sp. NBC_01689 genome includes a window with the following:
- the secE gene encoding preprotein translocase subunit SecE, with the protein MTDAVGSIDMPDAEAVESKKKARKGGKRAKKGPLKRLATFYRQIVAELRKVVWPTRNQLTTYTTVVIVFVVIMIGLVTVIDYGLNHAAKYVFG; encoded by the coding sequence GTGACGGACGCCGTGGGCTCCATCGACATGCCTGATGCCGAGGCAGTCGAGTCCAAGAAGAAGGCTCGTAAGGGTGGCAAGCGCGCCAAGAAGGGCCCGCTGAAGCGCCTGGCGACCTTCTACCGCCAGATCGTCGCGGAGCTCCGCAAGGTCGTCTGGCCGACTCGCAATCAGCTGACGACGTACACCACCGTGGTGATCGTCTTCGTCGTCATCATGATCGGCCTGGTGACCGTGATTGACTATGGGCTCAATCACGCGGCCAAGTACGTCTTCGGCTGA
- a CDS encoding pyridoxal phosphate-dependent aminotransferase, whose amino-acid sequence MSAATPPTERRVSARVGAISESATLAVDAKAKALKAAGRPVIGFGAGEPDFPTPDYIVQAAIEACSNPKYHRYTPAGGLPELKAAIAAKTLRDSGYEVEAAQVLVTNGGKQAIYEAFAAVLDPGDEVIVPAPYWTTYPESIRLAGGVPVEVVADETTGYRVSVEQLEAARTEHTKVLLFVSPSNPTGAVYTREQIEEIGRWAADKGLWVLTDEIYEHLVYGDAEFHSLPVVVPELADKCIVVNGVAKTYAMTGWRVGWVIGPKDVVKAATNLQSHATSNVSNVAQVAALAAVSGDLTAVAEMREAFDRRRKTIVRMLNEIEGVLCPEPEGAFYAYPSVKALLGKEIRGRRPRDTVELAALILEEAEVAVVPGEAFGTPGYLRLSYALGDEDLVEGVSRIQKLLAEAQD is encoded by the coding sequence ATGAGCGCTGCAACCCCTCCCACCGAGCGCCGGGTCTCCGCCCGAGTCGGCGCGATCTCCGAGTCCGCCACTCTCGCCGTGGACGCCAAGGCCAAGGCCCTCAAGGCCGCCGGGCGGCCGGTGATCGGCTTCGGCGCCGGTGAGCCCGACTTCCCGACCCCGGACTACATCGTCCAGGCCGCCATCGAGGCCTGCTCCAACCCGAAGTACCACCGCTACACGCCGGCCGGCGGCCTGCCCGAGCTGAAGGCCGCCATCGCCGCCAAGACCCTGCGCGACTCCGGATACGAGGTGGAGGCCGCCCAGGTCCTGGTGACCAACGGCGGCAAGCAGGCCATCTACGAGGCCTTCGCGGCCGTCCTCGACCCGGGCGACGAGGTCATCGTCCCGGCTCCCTACTGGACGACCTACCCGGAGTCCATCCGTCTCGCCGGCGGTGTCCCGGTCGAGGTCGTCGCCGACGAGACCACCGGCTACCGCGTGTCGGTCGAGCAGCTGGAGGCCGCCCGCACCGAGCACACCAAGGTGCTGCTCTTCGTCTCCCCGTCCAACCCGACCGGCGCGGTCTACACCCGTGAGCAGATCGAGGAGATCGGCCGCTGGGCCGCCGACAAGGGCCTGTGGGTCCTGACCGACGAGATCTACGAGCACCTGGTCTACGGCGACGCCGAGTTCCACTCCCTCCCCGTGGTGGTGCCCGAGCTCGCCGACAAGTGCATCGTCGTGAACGGCGTGGCGAAGACGTACGCCATGACCGGCTGGCGGGTGGGCTGGGTCATCGGCCCCAAGGACGTCGTCAAGGCCGCGACCAACCTCCAGTCGCACGCCACCTCGAACGTGTCCAACGTGGCGCAGGTCGCCGCTCTCGCCGCCGTCTCCGGCGACCTGACGGCGGTGGCCGAGATGCGCGAGGCCTTCGACCGCCGCCGCAAGACCATCGTGCGGATGCTCAACGAGATCGAGGGCGTCCTGTGCCCCGAGCCCGAGGGCGCCTTCTACGCGTACCCCTCGGTCAAGGCGCTGCTCGGCAAGGAGATCCGCGGCAGGCGCCCCCGGGACACGGTGGAGCTGGCCGCGCTCATCCTGGAGGAGGCCGAGGTCGCGGTCGTCCCGGGCGAGGCCTTCGGCACGCCGGGGTACCTGCGTCTGTCGTACGCCCTCGGTGACGAGGACCTCGTCGAGGGTGTCAGCCGGATCCAGAAGCTGCTGGCCGAGGCGCAGGACTGA
- a CDS encoding adenosine deaminase: protein MERVRDLSELPKAHLHLHFTGSMRPATLLELADKYGVRLPDALTEALTSGEPPKLRATDERGWFRFQRLYDAARSCLREPDDIRRLVREAAEEDIRDGSGWLEIQVDPTSYAPRLGGLIPALEIILDAVDSAVRETGIGMRVLVAANRMKHPLDARTLARLAVRYADRGVVGFGLSNDERRGMARDFDRAFAIAHEGGLLSAPHGGELTGPTSVRDCLDDLHATRIGHGVRAAEDPRLLKRLADRGVTCEVCPASNVALGVYEKAEDVPLRTLFEAGVPMALGADDPLLFGSRLAAQYELARHHQGFTDAELAELARQSVRGSAAPQDVRQKLLAGVDDWLAGPGV, encoded by the coding sequence ATGGAGCGCGTACGTGATCTCTCTGAACTGCCGAAAGCCCATCTGCACCTGCACTTCACCGGTTCGATGCGGCCGGCCACCCTGCTGGAACTGGCCGACAAGTACGGCGTCCGGCTGCCGGATGCCCTGACCGAGGCACTGACCAGCGGGGAACCGCCGAAGCTGCGGGCGACCGACGAGCGCGGCTGGTTCCGCTTCCAGCGGCTGTACGACGCGGCGCGATCCTGCCTCAGAGAGCCCGACGACATCCGGCGGCTGGTCCGCGAGGCCGCCGAGGAGGACATCAGGGACGGCTCCGGGTGGCTGGAGATCCAGGTCGACCCCACCTCGTACGCGCCCCGCCTGGGCGGGCTCATCCCGGCACTGGAGATCATCCTGGACGCGGTCGACTCGGCCGTGCGCGAGACCGGCATCGGGATGCGGGTCCTGGTGGCCGCGAACCGTATGAAACACCCGCTCGACGCCCGCACGCTGGCCCGGCTCGCGGTGCGCTACGCGGACCGGGGCGTGGTCGGCTTCGGCCTGTCGAACGACGAGCGCCGGGGCATGGCACGCGACTTCGACCGGGCCTTCGCGATCGCCCACGAGGGCGGCCTGCTCTCCGCGCCGCACGGCGGCGAGCTGACCGGCCCCACGTCGGTCCGCGACTGCCTCGACGACCTGCACGCCACCCGGATCGGGCACGGGGTGCGCGCCGCCGAGGATCCCCGGCTGCTCAAGCGGCTCGCGGACCGTGGCGTCACCTGCGAGGTCTGCCCCGCGTCGAACGTCGCCCTGGGCGTGTACGAGAAGGCGGAGGACGTCCCCCTGCGCACGCTCTTCGAGGCCGGGGTCCCGATGGCCCTCGGCGCCGACGACCCTCTCCTGTTCGGCTCGCGGCTCGCCGCCCAGTACGAGCTGGCACGCCACCACCAGGGCTTCACGGACGCCGAACTGGCCGAGCTGGCCCGCCAGTCCGTACGGGGATCGGCGGCGCCCCAGGACGTCAGGCAGAAGCTGCTGGCGGGCGTCGACGACTGGCTGGCCGGCCCGGGCGTCTGA
- a CDS encoding UDP-N-acetylmuramate dehydrogenase, with protein MQELHDAPLAPLTTFRLGGPATRLITATTDAEVIAAVRDADDTGTPLLLIGGGSNLVIGDKGFDGTALRIATSGFTLDGTTLELAAGEVWSDAVARTVAAGLAGIECLAGIPGSAGATPIQNVGAYGQEVSSTITEVIAYDREARETVTLTNADCAFSYRHSRFKADPERHVVLRVRFGLEDAEGLSAPVRYAETARALGVEAGDRVPLDAARETVLKLRSGKGMVLDPEDHDTWSAGSFFTNPILTDEEFAAFHARVAERLGSDVVPPAYPAGEGHTKTSAAWLIDKSGFGKGYGSGPARISTKHTLALTNRGRATTEDLLALAREVVAGVRDAFGITLVNEPVTVGVRL; from the coding sequence GTGCAGGAACTCCACGACGCCCCGCTCGCCCCGTTGACCACCTTCCGGCTCGGGGGGCCCGCGACCAGGCTGATCACCGCGACCACCGACGCCGAGGTGATCGCCGCCGTCCGCGACGCCGACGACACCGGTACCCCGCTGCTGCTGATCGGCGGTGGATCGAACCTGGTCATCGGCGACAAGGGCTTCGACGGAACCGCCCTGCGCATCGCGACGAGCGGGTTCACGCTCGACGGGACGACGCTGGAACTGGCCGCGGGCGAGGTCTGGAGCGACGCCGTCGCCCGCACCGTGGCGGCCGGACTCGCGGGGATCGAGTGCCTCGCCGGCATCCCCGGCTCCGCCGGCGCGACCCCGATCCAGAACGTGGGCGCGTACGGCCAGGAAGTGTCGTCGACCATCACCGAGGTGATCGCGTACGACCGGGAGGCGCGCGAGACGGTCACGCTCACGAACGCCGACTGCGCCTTCTCCTACCGCCACAGCCGCTTCAAGGCCGACCCCGAGCGTCATGTCGTGCTGCGCGTCCGTTTCGGTCTGGAGGACGCGGAGGGACTGTCGGCACCGGTCAGGTACGCAGAGACGGCCCGCGCCCTGGGCGTGGAGGCCGGTGACCGCGTCCCCCTCGACGCCGCCCGCGAGACCGTCCTGAAGCTGCGCTCCGGCAAGGGCATGGTGCTCGACCCCGAGGACCACGACACCTGGTCCGCCGGGTCGTTCTTCACCAACCCGATCCTCACCGACGAGGAGTTCGCCGCGTTCCACGCGCGCGTGGCCGAGCGGCTCGGCTCCGACGTCGTACCGCCCGCCTACCCGGCGGGTGAGGGACACACCAAGACGTCCGCCGCCTGGCTGATCGACAAGTCCGGATTCGGCAAGGGGTACGGCTCCGGGCCCGCGCGGATCTCCACCAAGCACACGCTGGCCCTCACCAACCGGGGCCGGGCCACCACCGAGGACCTGCTCGCGCTGGCGCGGGAGGTCGTCGCCGGGGTGCGTGACGCCTTCGGGATCACTCTGGTCAACGAACCGGTGACGGTCGGCGTGCGCCTTTAG